In Flavobacterium endoglycinae, one DNA window encodes the following:
- a CDS encoding glutamate synthase subunit beta: MGKIGGFKEYNRADESNLAVAERVSNYNEFTIPVPKDKLKEQGSRCMDCGIPFCHSGCPLGNLIPDFNDMVHQEEWQSALEILQSTNNFPEFTGRLCPAPCEKSCVLGIIKDPVSIENIEKSIVERGFAEGWIKPQPPKSRTGKTVAVIGSGPAGLAAAQQLNRAGHTVTVFERDNAIGGLLRYGIPNFKLEKGIIDRRVAILEAEGITFKTNVNVGVNFSVEELNQFDSIVLCGGATERRSLPTKGIESKGVVQAMDFLTQQTKVLYGESIPDQVKATGKDVIVIGGGDTGSDCIGTSNRHGAKSVTNFEILPKPPVGRSETTPWPFWPLQLKTSSSHEEGCDRNWLINTKEFISNEKGELTGLKTVEVQWKMTPGQRPELIEKEGSEKIWPCDLALLALGFTGPEKTLSEQLGIETDVRSNYKAHNYQTNVPHIFTAGDMRRGQSLIVWAISEGREAAREVDLFLMGSTNLPTKGKGDLPSL, from the coding sequence ATGGGTAAAATAGGCGGATTTAAAGAATACAATAGAGCCGACGAAAGTAATTTAGCAGTTGCAGAACGTGTTTCCAACTACAACGAATTTACTATTCCGGTACCAAAAGATAAATTAAAAGAACAAGGATCAAGATGTATGGACTGTGGTATTCCTTTTTGCCACAGTGGATGTCCGTTAGGAAATTTAATTCCTGACTTCAACGACATGGTGCATCAGGAAGAATGGCAGAGTGCATTAGAGATTTTGCAGTCTACAAACAACTTTCCAGAATTTACAGGTCGTTTATGCCCTGCTCCATGTGAGAAATCATGTGTATTAGGAATCATCAAAGATCCAGTTTCTATCGAAAACATCGAAAAAAGCATCGTAGAAAGAGGTTTTGCTGAAGGATGGATTAAACCACAGCCACCAAAATCTAGAACTGGAAAAACTGTTGCCGTAATTGGTTCGGGACCTGCGGGTCTTGCAGCTGCTCAGCAATTAAACAGAGCGGGTCACACGGTTACTGTTTTTGAAAGAGACAACGCAATTGGAGGTTTATTACGTTACGGAATTCCAAACTTCAAATTAGAAAAAGGAATTATCGACCGTCGTGTAGCTATTCTTGAAGCAGAAGGAATCACTTTCAAAACAAATGTGAATGTTGGGGTTAACTTCAGCGTTGAAGAATTAAACCAATTCGATTCTATCGTTTTATGTGGAGGAGCAACTGAAAGAAGAAGTTTACCAACTAAAGGAATCGAAAGCAAAGGCGTAGTTCAAGCAATGGATTTCTTAACGCAACAAACTAAAGTTTTATACGGAGAGTCTATTCCAGACCAAGTTAAAGCAACTGGTAAAGATGTAATCGTTATTGGCGGTGGAGATACAGGTTCTGACTGTATTGGAACTTCTAACAGACACGGAGCTAAATCGGTAACGAACTTTGAGATTTTACCAAAACCTCCAGTTGGAAGAAGCGAAACAACTCCATGGCCTTTCTGGCCGTTACAGTTAAAAACATCTTCTTCTCACGAAGAAGGTTGCGACAGAAACTGGTTAATCAATACGAAAGAATTCATCTCCAACGAAAAAGGGGAATTAACTGGATTGAAAACGGTTGAAGTACAATGGAAAATGACTCCAGGTCAAAGACCAGAACTTATTGAAAAAGAAGGTTCTGAGAAAATCTGGCCTTGCGACTTAGCGTTGTTAGCTCTTGGATTTACAGGTCCAGAGAAAACATTAAGCGAGCAGTTAGGTATCGAAACTGATGTGAGAAGCAACTATAAAGCACACAACTATCAGACAAACGTTCCTCACATTTTCACTGCCGGTGATATGAGAAGAGGACAATCATTAATTGTATGGGCTATTTCAGAAGGTCGCGAAGCAGCAAGAGAAGTAGATTTATTCCTTATGGGATCTACAAACTTGCCTACTAAAGGAAAAGGAGATCTTCCTAGCTTGTAA